In a single window of the Luteibacter rhizovicinus DSM 16549 genome:
- a CDS encoding response regulator codes for MHIILVEDDAQLGDAIRRALERLAYTISWFRDGNEALAAMREHEADLVLLDLGLPGKDGMDVLVEARQSRVTTPVIVMSAREALDSRIRVLDAGADDYLVKPFHLDELAARIRSLARRVRGEAVNRLDAGALSLDLGTWEVIWHGDKVDLTRREFALLQALMERAGRIVRREALETSLYGPDAAMSSSALEVLVHALRRKLSHDAIQTVRGFGYMLPREPR; via the coding sequence TTGCACATCATCCTCGTCGAAGACGACGCTCAGCTCGGCGACGCCATCCGCAGGGCGCTGGAGCGACTGGCCTATACGATCAGCTGGTTCCGCGACGGCAACGAGGCGCTGGCGGCCATGCGCGAGCATGAGGCCGACCTGGTGCTGCTCGATCTCGGCCTGCCCGGCAAGGACGGCATGGATGTGCTCGTCGAGGCGCGGCAGTCCCGCGTGACGACGCCGGTGATCGTCATGTCCGCCCGCGAAGCCCTGGATTCGCGTATCCGCGTCCTCGACGCCGGCGCCGACGATTACCTGGTCAAACCCTTCCACCTCGACGAGTTGGCCGCGCGCATTCGCTCGCTGGCCCGGCGTGTCAGAGGGGAGGCGGTCAACCGACTCGACGCCGGCGCCTTGAGCCTCGACCTGGGCACGTGGGAGGTGATCTGGCACGGCGACAAGGTCGACCTGACGCGCCGTGAGTTCGCATTGCTCCAGGCGCTGATGGAGCGCGCCGGCCGCATCGTCCGCCGCGAGGCGCTCGAAACGTCCCTGTACGGCCCGGATGCGGCGATGAGCAGCAGCGCGCTCGAGGTCCTCGTGCACGCCCTGCGGCGCAAGCTCAGCCACGACGCGATCCAGACGGTGCGCGGCTTCGGCTACATGTTGCCGCGGGAGCCGCGGTGA
- a CDS encoding ATP-binding protein, producing the protein MKPLSLRSHLLVLIIIVLAAVLLPLGMLSAKRTLEEVDELSDGRLAQAARTLEVLVGRIGVDQLRSQRAARLLVPSMSNHPQELTVQGRTYESEVGFEVFDRDGSLLLATENLAMLPNTPAADGEFEDVVSGRHTWRVFTLIMEDEGITIRSGERYDSRHEITRALWVEHGLPTFLGLPLLALLVGWAIRRGLRPLEILAGALSRREPGSREPIRLEHAPTELKPVLDALNGQIGRLESALERERRFSADVAHELRTPLASTMINLENAMSSAQPHEAQAALEAARECLVSLARRTEQLLALARLEVGAASGARSRVDLAELALEVIEELAPLIGRGGVELSIRELPANLLIEGYGVALGALLRNLLENAFRHVPAGGHVELSISRDEDEVLLEVLDDGPGIPPERRASMFTRFQRGMDTQGEGFGLGLSIVQRAAELHAAKVQLLDAPSGPGLRVMVTLPLS; encoded by the coding sequence GTGAAGCCCCTCAGCCTGCGTTCGCACCTGCTGGTCCTCATCATCATCGTGCTCGCGGCGGTGCTGCTGCCGCTGGGCATGCTCAGCGCCAAGCGCACGCTGGAGGAAGTGGACGAACTGTCCGACGGCCGGCTCGCCCAGGCGGCACGTACCCTCGAAGTCCTGGTGGGCCGGATCGGCGTGGACCAGTTGCGCAGCCAGCGTGCCGCGCGCCTGCTGGTGCCGAGTATGTCGAACCATCCGCAGGAGTTGACGGTGCAGGGTCGAACTTACGAGTCCGAAGTGGGCTTCGAAGTGTTCGATCGCGACGGCAGCTTGCTCCTTGCGACGGAAAACCTCGCCATGCTGCCGAACACGCCCGCGGCCGACGGCGAATTCGAAGACGTGGTCAGCGGCAGGCACACCTGGCGCGTGTTCACCCTGATCATGGAAGACGAGGGCATCACGATCCGCTCCGGGGAGCGTTACGACAGCCGCCACGAGATCACGCGCGCGCTGTGGGTCGAACACGGCTTGCCGACCTTTCTCGGACTGCCCCTGCTCGCGCTGCTGGTCGGCTGGGCGATCCGGCGTGGTCTGCGCCCGCTGGAGATCCTGGCAGGCGCGCTGTCGCGTCGCGAGCCCGGTAGCCGCGAACCGATCCGCCTGGAGCACGCGCCGACCGAACTGAAGCCCGTCCTGGACGCCCTCAACGGCCAGATCGGTCGCCTGGAGAGCGCCCTCGAGCGCGAACGGCGCTTCAGTGCCGATGTCGCCCACGAGTTACGCACGCCGCTGGCGTCGACGATGATCAATCTCGAGAACGCGATGTCGTCGGCCCAGCCGCACGAGGCCCAGGCCGCCCTCGAGGCGGCTCGGGAATGCCTGGTCTCCCTTGCCCGGCGCACGGAGCAGTTACTGGCGTTGGCGCGACTGGAGGTCGGGGCGGCTTCGGGTGCGCGTAGCCGCGTGGATCTTGCCGAACTGGCGCTCGAGGTCATCGAGGAGCTGGCGCCGCTCATCGGCCGCGGTGGCGTCGAGCTCAGCATCCGCGAGTTGCCGGCGAACCTGCTTATCGAGGGTTATGGCGTCGCGCTCGGTGCCTTGCTGCGCAACCTGCTTGAAAACGCCTTCCGGCACGTGCCCGCAGGCGGTCACGTAGAGCTTTCGATCAGTCGTGACGAGGACGAGGTCCTGCTCGAAGTCCTCGACGATGGTCCGGGTATTCCGCCCGAACGTCGCGCGTCCATGTTCACCCGTTTCCAGCGTGGCATGGACACGCAGGGTGAAGGTTTCGGCCTGGGCCTT